Proteins encoded together in one Astatotilapia calliptera chromosome 7, fAstCal1.2, whole genome shotgun sequence window:
- the cav2 gene encoding caveolin-2: MGLEKEKLDTSIIMDEDEFNRSIEPILSNKGKVYTASPDRDPNDINPHLKVGFEDVIAEPISTHSFDRVWIGSHATFELVKFGFYRLLTTLLAVPVAFILGIVFGVLSCVHIWVVMPMIQSFMMLLPSIHIVWRSLTDILVTPLFHSMGKILSSIQVKATEN; this comes from the exons ATGGGTTTAGAGAAGGAGAAATTGGATACCAGCATAATTATGGACGAAGATGAGTTCAACAGATCGATAGAGCCCATTCTATCGAACAAGGGGAAAGTGTATACAGCGTCACCCGACAGAGATCCAAACGATATCAACCCACATCTGAAG GTGGGCTTTGAAGATGTCATCGCGGAGCCCATTTCCACACACAGTTTTGACAGAGTGTGGATTGGAAGCCACGCCACCTTTGAGCTGGTCAAATTCGGTTTTTACCGCCTGTTGACTACTCTGCTTGCTGTGCCCGTGGCTTTCATCCTGGGGATAGTGTTTGGAGTGCTCAGCTGTGTTCACATCTG GGTGGTGATGCCTATGATCCAGAGCTTCATGATGCTCTTACCGTCTATCCACATTGTGTGGAGGAGTCTGACGGACATTCTCGTAACACCGCTTTTCCACAGTATGGGGAAAATCTTGTCCTCCATTCAAGTCAAGGCTACAGAAAACTGA
- the cav1 gene encoding caveolin-1, translating to MTGGPKDGETEEEFLHSPFIRKQGNIYKPNNKDMDNDSLNEKTMEDVHTKEIDLVNRDPKHINDDVVKVEFEDVIAEPAGTYSFDGVWKASFTTFTVTKYWCYRLLTALVGIPLALIWGIFFAILSFLHIWAVVPCVKSYLIEIHCVSRVFSICVHTFCDPFFEAMGKCLSSIRVRMTKEV from the exons ATGACAGGAGGACCGAAGGACGGCGAGACAGAAGAG GAGTTTCTACATTCGCCGTTTATCCGAAAACAAGGGAACATATATAAACCCAACAACAAAGACATGGACAACGACAGTCTGAACGAGAAAACGATGGAGGATGTCCACACCAAAGAGATCGACCTGGTCAACCGGGATCCCAAACACATAAACGACGACGTTGTTAAG GTTGAATTTGAAGATGTGATTGCAGAACCCGCAGGGACCTACAGCTTCGACGGTGTGTGGAAAGCCAGCTTCACAACCTtcactgtcaccaagtactgGTGCTACCGCCTGCTGACGGCACTGGTGGGCATTCCCTTGGCGTTGATCTGGGGAATTTTCTTTGCCATCCTGTCCTTCCTGCACATCTGGGCCGTGGTGCCGTGTGTCAAGAGCTACCTGATCGAGATCCACTGCGTCAGCCGCGTCTTCTCTATCTGCGTGCACACCTTCTGCGACCCGTTCTTCGAGGCCATGGGCAAGTGCCTGAGCAGCATCCGAGTCAGGATGACCAAGGAGGTGTAG